One genomic segment of Hevea brasiliensis isolate MT/VB/25A 57/8 chromosome 3, ASM3005281v1, whole genome shotgun sequence includes these proteins:
- the LOC110667314 gene encoding putative serine/threonine-protein kinase — YFVISYRYSLLNIKFPLCGLSCFSSSTSKLTINTTIPGEQNHDNLRIFSLEELEIATHGFSYSNKIGKGALGSVYRGRLQDCSIVAVKVLSVEIESMRVEREFISELAALSSIKHENLVKFQGCCVDGTSRFLVYDYMENNSLAQTLLGKERNRMKFSWEARRDISLGVARGLAYLHEEVEPQIVHRDIKASNILLDQNFTSKVADFGLPRILRDKVSHVSTRVAGTLGYLASEHAIKGHLSRKSVVYSFVVLLLEIISGRSAVDFDLELGENCLVQKAWQAYEASKLIQLVDPTLTMNFPQEEALQFLKVSLLCVQEVARLRPQMSAAVKLLNNETDIRNVQISQPGVASNFKRIRLHQEHTSESTSSRGSTMMSMPSAT; from the exons TACTTCGTGATTAGCTACAGATATTCACTTCTAAACATAAAGTTCCCTCTTTGTGGTTTAAGTTGTTTCTCCTCTTCTACCTCAAAACTCACCATCAACACAACTATTCCAG GTGAACAGAACCATGACAACCTGCGAATTTTCTCTTTAGAGGAACTGGAAATCGCCACTCATGGCTTCTCTTACTCGAACAAAATTGGAAAAGGTGCCTTAGGTTCTGTGTACAGG GGCCGTTTGCAGGATTGTTCTATTGTAGCTGTGAAGGTTCTTTCTGTGGAGATTGAATCGATGCGAGTAGAGAGAGAATTCATATCTGAATTAGCTGCACTATCTAGTATCAAGCATGAAAATCTTGTTAAATTTCAAGGTTGCTGTGTTGATGGAACCAGCAGATTTTTGGTCTACGATTACATGGAAAACAATAGCCTAGCACAGACCCTACTTG GCAAAGAGCGAAACAGGATGAAATTTAGCTGGGAAGCTAGGAGGGACATTTCTTTAGGAGTTGCTCGTGGACTTGCCTATCTTCATGAGGAGGTTGAACCTCAAATTGTGCATAGGGATATAAAAGCAAGCAATATACTTCTTGATCAAAATTTTACTTCCAAAGTTGCTGATTTTGGTCTTCCCAGGATACTTAGAGACAAGGTTTCCCATGTTAGTACTCGAGTTGCAGGGACATT AGGATACCTTGCTTCAGAACACGCCATTAAGGGACATTTGAGTCGAAAATCGGTTGTTTACAGTTTCGTAGTACTGCTGTTGGAAATTATCAGTGGGCGATCTGCAGTGGATTTTGACTTGGAACTTGGTGAAAATTGCCTAGTTCAAAAG GCTTGGCAAGCATACGAGGCCAGCAAACTTATACAATTAGTAGACCCTACTCTTACTATGAATTTCCCACAAGAAGAAGCTCTTCAGTTCTTGAAGGTGAGCCTTCTTTGCGTACAAGAAGTAGCCAGGCTCCGGCCACAAATGTCAGCGGCCGTTAAATTGTTGAATAATGAAACTGATATCCGAAATGTTCAGATTTCTCAACCTGGAGTTGCATCAAATTTCAAACGTATCAGATTACATCAGGAACACACATCTGAAAGCACTTCCTCCAGGGGATCAACCATGATGAGCATGCCTAGTGctacttaa